GAGCCGCTGAGCAAGAGCCCGCTGTTCCAGGGCCAGCACGTCTACACCTCGCTGCAGGGCGTCGCGGTCCACATCAACGCCTTCAATTTCCCGGTGTGGGGCATGCTGGAGAAGCTCGCCCCCGCGCTGCTCGCCGGGGTGCCGGCGATCGTGAAGCCGGCCAGCGCCACCGCCTGGCTGGCCGAAGCCGCGTTCCGGGTGATGATAGAGGCCGGCGTGCTGCCGGAGGGCGCCGTGCAGCTGGTGGTCGGAGGGGTCGGTGACCTGTTCGATCACTTATCGGGCCAGGACGTGGTGAGCTTCACCGGCTCGGCCCAGACCGCGCTCAAGCTTCGCACCCACCCGGTGATCCAGCGCGAAAGCGTTAAGTTCATCGCCGAGCAGGACAGCCTCAATGCCTCGGTGCTTGGCCCCGACGCCGCGCCCGGCACGCCCGAGTTCGACCTGTTCGTGGCCGAGGTCGTCAACGAGATGACGGTCAAGGCAGGGCAGAAGTGCACGGCCATCCGCCGTGCGATGGTACCGACCGCTTTCTTCGCGGCGGCCGAAGAGGCGATCGCTACCCGGCTTTCGGCGCTGACGGTCGGCAATCCTCGGGAGGAGGCGACCGGCATGGGCGCTCTCGTCAGCAAGGCGCAGCGCGACAACGTGCACGAGGCGGTGGCGGCGATCCTGGCCGGAGGGGCGCGAGTCGCGTCGGGCGATCCCGAAAGCCGCACCGGGCCCGGCGGCGGCGCCTTCATGGCCCCGGTGCTGCTCTGCGCCGACGATCCCTGGGCCTGCGGGGCCGCGCATGACATCGAGCCGTTCGGGCCTGTCGCGACCCTGATGCCCTACACCGACGCGCAGGATGCGGTCCAGCTCGCCAATCGCGGCAAGGGCAGCCTTGCGCTGTCACTGTTCACCCATTCGGGTGAGGTCGCGCGCGACTTTGTGCTGGGCGCCGGCGCCTTCCACGGGCGGATGCTGGTGATCGACCGCACCAACGCCGCCTTCTCGACCGGGCATGGCAGCCCCCTGCCCGTCCTGGTCCACGGTGGGCCGGGCCGAGCCGGCGGCGGCGAGGAAATGGGCGGCATCCGCGGCGTCACCCATTATATGCAGCGTACCGCGCTCCAGGGTTCGCCCGGAATGATCGCCGCGATCACCGCGCAATATATCCCGGGCGGACCCAAGCACGTGCTGGACGCCCATCCCTTCCGCAAGCGGATGAGCGAACTCCATATCGGCGACACCCTGCGCACCGCCAGCCGCACGGTCACGGTCGAGGATATCGAACATTTCGCCCACTTCACCGGCGACACCTTTTACGCCCACATGGACGAGGAAGCGGCCAAGGCCTCGCCCATCTTCGAGGGCCGGGTCGCCCACGGCTACCTGATCCTGAGCTTCGCCGCCGGCCTGTTTGTCGACCCCGCGCCCGGCCCCGTGTTGGCCAACACTGGCCTCGAGAACCTGCGATTTCTGACGCCGCTGTATCCGGGCGATTCGATGCGGGTGGAACTGACCGTCCGCTCCAAGTCGCTGAAGAGCGAGGAGACCGGCGTGGTGCGCTGGGCGGTGGAGATCTTCAACCAGAAGGATGAACTGGTGGCGACCTACGACCTGCTCACTGAGAACGTGCCCTGATGCAGCAGGTGTCGGTCATCACGCTCGGCACCGAGGAACTGGCCCGCTCGCAGGAATTTTATCGGGACGGCTTTGGCTGGACGCCGGTGTTCGCCAACGAGGAGATCGCCTTCTACCAGATGAACGGCTTCGTTCTCGGTACCTGGCTGACCAGCGAGCTGGCCAAAGACAGCCAGCGAGCCGACCTGCATCGCCCCGGTGCCTTCGCCCTCGCCCACAATGTCGGCAGCGAAGCCGAGGTCGAGCAGCTCATCGCGAAGCTAGTCGAGGCAGGCGGGCGGATCCTCCGCCCAGCCGATGCGCCGCCGCACGGCGGTTATCGCGGTTATGTCGCCGATCCCGACGACCATGCGTGGGAGATCGCCTTCAATCCTGCGTGGTCGATCGATGACGAAGGTCGGGTGACCTTCAGCGTTTAGCGGATTCCCGCGATCGCCTGATCGATTAGCGCCTTGTCGCTGGCGCCGTCATGGCGCTCGGCGATGATCTTGGCAGCGGCCTTGCTGGCAGCATCGGCGGCGCTGGCGCGAAGCTGCTGGAGGGCGCTGCGCTCTTCGGCGGCGATCTTGTCCTCGGCCATACGGGTGCGGCGCTCGACCAGCGCGGCGGCGTCGGCCTCGGCCTTGGCGCGGATCGCTTCGGCTTCGTGCTGGGCACGTTCGAGCATCGCCCTGGCGTCACCCTCGGAGGCTGCGGCCTTGGCTTCGTAATCGGCCTTGATCTGCTCGGCCTCGGCACGCAGCGCTGCCGCTTCGTCGAGCTGGGCGCGGATCCCGGCGATCTTGCCGTCCAGCGCCTTGTTGATCGCGGCCGGGACCTTTTTCCACAGCATGATCGCGATCACGACCAGCATCGCCAGGCCGACCAGCATGGTCGCGTCGAAGCCTAGGGCCTTGGGATCGACCACATGCTCGACACCGGCTTCGACTTCGGTCGCCGCAAGGGCGTTGGCGGCATTAGCCACGGACAAGCTCCTGCTGCACGGCGGCGCGCGCCGTGCCTTCATCAATGGTCAGGGCGGACACGCGTGCGACCATCGCCGCAGTGGCTTCCGCAGCAACCGACTCGATCTCGGCCTGTGCCGAAGAGCGCGCTTCGGCGATCCGCCGCGAGGCTTCCTCGATCCGGGTCTGGGCAGCAGCGTCGGCTGCCTTGACCCGGGCTTCGGTCGCCTGCGCCGCAGCGGCCTTGGCTTCCGCGGCGACCCGCGCCGCGTCGGCCCGGCTGCGGTCGAGCGCAGCACGATTCTCCGCTTCCAGACGATCCGCGGTTTCGCGGGCGCTGGCGGCGGTGGCGAGGTCGGCCGCGATCTGCGCATCGCGCTTATCGACGGTGCCCTGGATCTTCGGGACCATCCCGAGACCCACGATCAGGAAGAGCGCGCCAAAGGTAATCGCCAGCCAGAACAGCTGCGATGCGTAGATTTCGGCGATCTGATCGAATTGAGGCATCTGGCCGTCCTTGCCCTTGGTTTCCTGCTTACGCCTTGAGGTAAAGCAGGATGGCGATGAGGAACGACAGCAGACCGAGAAGTTCGGCGGCGGCGAAGCCGATGAAGAGGCGGCCCTGCTGGCTGTCGGCAGCCGCCGGGTTGCGCAGCGCGCTCTCAAGGAACGAGCCGAAGACGTTGCCCACGCCGAGGGCAGCCATGCCGGCGCCGATGGCAGCGAGACCAGCACCGATCAGGGCTGCAGATTGAGCGTCCATGTTCTAAACTCCCTCTTATATTTTCTAGTGAAGATTGACTGCGTCGTTGAGATACAGTGACGTCAGAAGCGCGAAGACATAGGCCTGGATCGCGGCGACCAGCAGCTCGAGGCCGCTGATGCCGATCATCAGGGCGAAGCTCGGGATGGCGACCAGCGGGGTCAGTAGCGGGCTCGACAGGTTGACGCCCTGGATCACGAAGCCGGCGAGCACCTTCAAGAGCACGTGGCCGGCGGTCATCGCGACGAACAGTCGCAGCGCCAGGCTGAACGGGCGGACCATGAAGGACACGAACTCGACCGGAACCAGGATCGGAAGCATCCACCACGGCGCACCGTGCGGCACGAACAGGCTGAAGAAGTGGAAGCCATGCTTGGCGAAGCCGACCACCAGCACGATGGCGAACGACACGATCGCCAGCACCGCGGTGACGGTCAGGTGGCTGGTGACGGTAAAAGGGTGGACGCCGGGGACCAGGCCGAACGGCAGCAGACCCAGCATGTT
Above is a window of Sphingomonas glaciei DNA encoding:
- a CDS encoding VOC family protein → MQQVSVITLGTEELARSQEFYRDGFGWTPVFANEEIAFYQMNGFVLGTWLTSELAKDSQRADLHRPGAFALAHNVGSEAEVEQLIAKLVEAGGRILRPADAPPHGGYRGYVADPDDHAWEIAFNPAWSIDDEGRVTFSV
- the paaZ gene encoding phenylacetic acid degradation bifunctional protein PaaZ; protein product: MKTQQLLNYARGEWTPGDPASLTELPSALDGSPVALTGSGGIDFGGMARFAREVGGPALRALTFHQRARMLKALGLAILARKEELYELNYATGATRKDGWIDIEGGAGTLLSFSSKGRRELPDAHVLLDGQLEPLSKSPLFQGQHVYTSLQGVAVHINAFNFPVWGMLEKLAPALLAGVPAIVKPASATAWLAEAAFRVMIEAGVLPEGAVQLVVGGVGDLFDHLSGQDVVSFTGSAQTALKLRTHPVIQRESVKFIAEQDSLNASVLGPDAAPGTPEFDLFVAEVVNEMTVKAGQKCTAIRRAMVPTAFFAAAEEAIATRLSALTVGNPREEATGMGALVSKAQRDNVHEAVAAILAGGARVASGDPESRTGPGGGAFMAPVLLCADDPWACGAAHDIEPFGPVATLMPYTDAQDAVQLANRGKGSLALSLFTHSGEVARDFVLGAGAFHGRMLVIDRTNAAFSTGHGSPLPVLVHGGPGRAGGGEEMGGIRGVTHYMQRTALQGSPGMIAAITAQYIPGGPKHVLDAHPFRKRMSELHIGDTLRTASRTVTVEDIEHFAHFTGDTFYAHMDEEAAKASPIFEGRVAHGYLILSFAAGLFVDPAPGPVLANTGLENLRFLTPLYPGDSMRVELTVRSKSLKSEETGVVRWAVEIFNQKDELVATYDLLTENVP
- a CDS encoding F0F1 ATP synthase subunit A — protein: MAAESGKIDPMHQFQVEPLFGQDWTVAGHSIAFTNSSLWMLFTLAAVWLFMLGGMKRALVPGRWQAAVEGVTGFITSMMDQNIGPAGRKFVPYVFTIFIFILFANMLGLLPFGLVPGVHPFTVTSHLTVTAVLAIVSFAIVLVVGFAKHGFHFFSLFVPHGAPWWMLPILVPVEFVSFMVRPFSLALRLFVAMTAGHVLLKVLAGFVIQGVNLSSPLLTPLVAIPSFALMIGISGLELLVAAIQAYVFALLTSLYLNDAVNLH
- a CDS encoding F0F1 ATP synthase subunit B family protein: MPQFDQIAEIYASQLFWLAITFGALFLIVGLGMVPKIQGTVDKRDAQIAADLATAASARETADRLEAENRAALDRSRADAARVAAEAKAAAAQATEARVKAADAAAQTRIEEASRRIAEARSSAQAEIESVAAEATAAMVARVSALTIDEGTARAAVQQELVRG
- a CDS encoding F0F1 ATP synthase subunit B family protein; translated protein: MANAANALAATEVEAGVEHVVDPKALGFDATMLVGLAMLVVIAIMLWKKVPAAINKALDGKIAGIRAQLDEAAALRAEAEQIKADYEAKAAASEGDARAMLERAQHEAEAIRAKAEADAAALVERRTRMAEDKIAAEERSALQQLRASAADAASKAAAKIIAERHDGASDKALIDQAIAGIR
- a CDS encoding F0F1 ATP synthase subunit C, which produces MDAQSAALIGAGLAAIGAGMAALGVGNVFGSFLESALRNPAAADSQQGRLFIGFAAAELLGLLSFLIAILLYLKA